A window from Salvelinus sp. IW2-2015 linkage group LG5, ASM291031v2, whole genome shotgun sequence encodes these proteins:
- the LOC111963765 gene encoding LIM domain transcription factor LMO4-B-like produces the protein MVNSRVEASAVAVTGGGSSGRSCAGCGGRIADRFLLFSMERYWHTRCLKCSCCHAQLGEIGTTCYSKGGMILCKNDYIRLFGHSGACSACGQSIPASEMVMRAQGNVYHLKCFTCATCRNRLVPGDRFHYVNGTIFCEHDRPGGALLRSHMTPLQGNGMMPDQKVC, from the exons ATGGTGAACAGCCGGGTGGAGGCATCAGCCGTGGCGGTGACAGGCGGCGGCTCGTCAGGCAGGTCCTGCGCGGGCTGCGGCGGGCGCATCGCCGACCGCTTCCTGCTCTTCTCCATGGAGCGCTACTGGCACACGCGCTGCCTCAAGTGCTCCTGCTGCCACGCCCAGCTGGGTGAGATCGGCACCACCTGCTACAGCAAAGGGGGCATGATCCTCTGCAAGAACGACTACATCAG GCTGTTCGGGCACAGCGGGGCATGCAGCGCCTGTGGCCAGTCCATCCCTGCCAGTGAGATGGTGATGCGGGCACAGGGCAACGTGTACCACCTCAAG TGTTTCACCTGTGCCACCTGTAGGAACCGGCTAGTGCCGGGCGACCGCTTCCACTACGTTAACGGCACCATCTTCTGTGAGCACGACAGGCCAGGGGGCGCTCTACTCCGCAGTCACATGACCCCACTGCAGGGGAACGGCATGATGCCTGACCAGAAG GTGTGCTGA